The Nocardioides sp. S5 genome includes a window with the following:
- a CDS encoding fumarylacetoacetate hydrolase family protein: protein MTTWTEDSVATELLACEAERRDRDSFADEWPDLDVATGYRIQAETLRRRLERGEKVTGVKLGLTSRAKQQRMGIDTPLVAWLTDAMALGAGDPVPQHALIHPRIEPEIVFVMKERLEGPGVTADQALAAVGEVRGGAEVIDSRYRDFRFTVGDVLADNASSGAYLIGDVAVRHDELDLAAEAVEVVVDGDVVHRATGADVLGHPAEALALAVNDLATRGSAIEAGWIVLTGGMSDAVFATPGSTVNCRFAHLGDVALECGRPD, encoded by the coding sequence ATGACCACATGGACCGAGGACAGCGTCGCCACCGAGCTGCTCGCCTGCGAGGCCGAGCGGCGCGACCGTGACTCCTTCGCCGACGAGTGGCCCGATCTCGACGTCGCGACCGGCTACCGGATCCAGGCCGAGACCCTGCGCCGCCGGCTCGAGCGCGGCGAGAAGGTCACCGGGGTCAAGCTGGGTCTCACCAGCCGCGCCAAGCAGCAGCGCATGGGGATCGACACGCCACTGGTGGCCTGGCTGACGGACGCCATGGCACTCGGCGCCGGCGATCCGGTTCCCCAGCACGCGTTGATCCATCCACGCATCGAGCCCGAGATCGTCTTCGTGATGAAGGAGCGACTCGAAGGTCCCGGCGTCACCGCCGACCAGGCCCTCGCGGCCGTCGGCGAGGTGCGCGGCGGCGCTGAGGTGATCGACAGCCGCTACCGCGACTTCAGGTTCACGGTCGGAGACGTGCTCGCGGACAACGCCTCGTCAGGCGCCTACCTCATCGGCGATGTCGCAGTCCGCCACGACGAGCTCGACCTGGCCGCCGAGGCGGTCGAGGTGGTCGTCGACGGCGACGTCGTGCACCGAGCGACCGGTGCCGATGTGCTCGGACACCCCGCGGAGGCACTCGCCCTCGCCGTCAACGACCTGGCCACGCGCGGATCGGCGATCGAGGCCGGCTGGATCGTGCTGACCGGCGGCATGTCCGACGCGGTGTTCGCCACCCCGGGGTCCACCGTCAACTGCCGCTTCGCCCACCTCGGCGACGTGGCGCTCGAGTGCGGAAGGCCCGACTGA
- a CDS encoding GtrA family protein yields the protein MGRVDAARWKATLVQLVVFACVGGAFNVLYGGLYVLLRAELSAQPANAIALVLSTIAGTFGHRRITFGVRGTERTATHQALGLALLGFSLAVTAGSLWLLGALVDAPSRTQEVAVLVAANLGTGLVRFFVFRMVMVTRAGRNRRRPQGLGSPGASALP from the coding sequence ATGGGCCGGGTCGATGCTGCGCGGTGGAAGGCGACGCTCGTCCAGCTGGTCGTCTTCGCGTGCGTGGGCGGTGCGTTCAACGTGCTCTACGGAGGGCTCTACGTCCTGCTGCGCGCGGAGCTGAGCGCACAGCCGGCGAACGCCATCGCCCTGGTGCTGTCGACCATTGCCGGAACCTTCGGGCACCGCCGGATCACCTTCGGCGTCCGGGGCACGGAGCGGACCGCGACTCACCAGGCACTGGGCCTGGCGCTCCTGGGCTTCAGCCTCGCCGTGACCGCGGGATCGCTGTGGTTGCTGGGAGCCTTGGTCGACGCGCCGTCGCGCACACAGGAAGTGGCGGTGCTGGTCGCGGCCAACCTCGGCACGGGCCTCGTGCGCTTCTTCGTGTTCCGGATGGTCATGGTGACGCGTGCGGGACGAAATAGGAGACGCCCCCAGGGTCTCGGGTCCCCGGGGGCGTCAGCACTACCGTAG
- a CDS encoding aldehyde dehydrogenase, which translates to MTTTPEFFGHVIGGAEVPSLDGARFDTVNPWTRQAWAEVALGSKVDAEAAVTAARQAFDEGPWPRMGYGERQGLLHRLADAMEASADELAAADSRDMGKPLNQCHHDVARAAMNFRFFADHAKMATAEALPMDTGHHAYTRFEAAGVVVAIAPWNFPLMLESWKVAPALAWGNTVVLKPAEDTPTSATIMARLALEAGLPPGVLNVVHGYGADSVGAALTEDPRVDRITFTGETGTGKIISRAASANLTPVSLELGGKNCNIVFADAELDNAVHWSIQSIFRNAGQICLSGSRLFVERPILDAFLEKFVASAEAMRIGDPLDTETDFGPLASEEHFHKVKGYIDAVGQWGGRILSGGVGEGWQVKPTVLVDMPLDSPHVTEEIFGPVVVIHPFDTEDEVIALANESDYGLDAQVFTENLHTAHRVSARLQVGTVWVNCFFIRDLRAPFGGVGSSGVGREGGNFSREFFTEPKAVVMQINAQPAGS; encoded by the coding sequence GTGACCACCACCCCCGAGTTCTTCGGACACGTCATCGGCGGTGCCGAGGTTCCTTCCCTCGACGGCGCCCGCTTCGACACCGTCAACCCGTGGACCCGCCAAGCCTGGGCCGAGGTGGCGCTGGGCTCGAAGGTCGATGCGGAGGCCGCGGTCACCGCTGCCCGCCAGGCGTTCGACGAGGGGCCCTGGCCACGGATGGGGTACGGCGAGCGACAGGGGCTGCTGCACCGCCTGGCCGACGCGATGGAGGCCAGTGCCGACGAGCTGGCCGCCGCGGACTCCCGGGACATGGGCAAGCCCCTCAACCAGTGCCACCACGACGTGGCTCGCGCCGCGATGAACTTCCGGTTCTTCGCCGACCACGCGAAGATGGCCACCGCCGAGGCACTTCCGATGGACACCGGGCACCACGCCTACACGCGCTTCGAGGCCGCTGGCGTCGTGGTGGCGATCGCGCCATGGAACTTCCCGCTCATGCTGGAGTCGTGGAAGGTCGCTCCCGCCCTTGCCTGGGGCAACACGGTCGTCCTCAAGCCGGCCGAGGACACCCCCACCAGTGCGACCATCATGGCCCGGCTCGCCCTCGAGGCCGGCCTGCCCCCCGGGGTGCTCAACGTCGTGCACGGCTATGGCGCGGACTCCGTGGGTGCGGCGCTGACCGAGGACCCACGCGTCGACCGGATCACCTTCACCGGTGAGACCGGAACCGGAAAGATCATCAGCCGTGCGGCGTCCGCCAACCTCACGCCCGTGTCCCTCGAGCTGGGCGGCAAGAACTGCAACATCGTCTTCGCCGATGCAGAGCTCGACAATGCAGTCCACTGGTCGATCCAGTCGATCTTCCGCAACGCCGGCCAGATCTGCCTCTCCGGCAGCCGGCTCTTCGTCGAGCGCCCCATCCTGGACGCGTTCCTGGAGAAGTTCGTCGCTTCGGCCGAGGCGATGCGTATCGGCGACCCGCTCGACACCGAGACCGACTTCGGCCCGTTGGCGTCCGAGGAGCACTTCCACAAGGTGAAGGGCTACATCGACGCCGTGGGGCAGTGGGGCGGTCGCATCCTCAGCGGCGGCGTCGGCGAGGGATGGCAGGTCAAGCCCACCGTCCTGGTCGACATGCCCCTGGACAGCCCGCACGTGACCGAGGAGATCTTCGGACCGGTGGTCGTCATCCACCCCTTCGACACCGAGGACGAGGTCATCGCCCTGGCGAACGAGAGCGACTACGGCCTCGACGCCCAGGTGTTCACCGAGAACCTCCACACGGCCCACCGGGTGTCCGCACGACTCCAGGTCGGCACGGTGTGGGTCAACTGCTTCTTCATCCGGGACCTGCGTGCACCGTTCGGTGGCGTCGGTTCATCCGGCGTGGGGCGCGAGGGTGGCAACTTCTCGCGGGAGTTCTTCACCGAGCCCAAGGCCGTGGTCATGCAGATCAACGCCCAGCCAGCCGGGAGCTGA
- a CDS encoding alpha/beta fold hydrolase: MSDPSTLPIGSLDTHVVDRGTGAPVLLLHGSGPGVSAEANWRLTMPALIEAGHRVVAPDLIGFGRTVPPPDHVYDLRSWTDHVVALMDTTGLERTAVVGNSFGGALALRLAIEHPDRIDRLVLMGAVGVRFPLTPGLDTVWGYRAGVVEMRRVLEAFVHDHAMITDDLARMRLAASIEDGADLRFAAMFPEPRQRWIDAMASDDDELRAITAPTLIVHGREDQVIPTSTSQTLFDLIPDAQLHLFGRCGHWTQIEKAAEFNALLTSFLGPPV, translated from the coding sequence GTGAGCGATCCCTCGACACTGCCGATCGGTTCCCTCGACACCCATGTGGTGGATCGGGGGACCGGGGCACCCGTGCTGCTGCTCCACGGCTCCGGCCCCGGGGTGAGCGCCGAGGCCAACTGGCGCCTGACCATGCCCGCGCTCATCGAGGCCGGGCACCGGGTCGTGGCGCCGGACCTGATCGGTTTCGGCCGGACGGTGCCGCCGCCCGACCACGTCTACGACCTGCGCTCCTGGACCGACCACGTGGTCGCCTTGATGGACACGACAGGCCTCGAACGGACCGCGGTGGTCGGCAACTCCTTCGGGGGAGCCCTGGCCCTGAGGTTGGCGATCGAGCACCCGGACCGGATCGACCGTCTGGTGCTGATGGGAGCTGTGGGTGTGCGCTTCCCCCTCACTCCGGGGCTCGACACGGTCTGGGGCTACCGGGCCGGGGTCGTGGAGATGCGCCGGGTGCTCGAGGCCTTCGTGCACGACCACGCCATGATCACCGACGACCTCGCGCGGATGCGCCTTGCGGCCTCGATCGAGGACGGTGCCGATCTACGTTTCGCAGCGATGTTCCCGGAGCCGCGTCAGCGCTGGATCGACGCCATGGCGAGCGACGACGACGAATTGCGCGCGATCACGGCTCCTACACTGATCGTCCACGGTCGTGAGGACCAGGTCATCCCCACCTCGACGTCGCAGACGCTGTTCGACCTGATCCCCGATGCGCAGCTCCACCTGTTCGGCCGCTGCGGGCACTGGACGCAGATCGAGAAGGCAGCGGAGTTCAACGCACTTCTCACGTCCTTCCTCGGGCCTCCGGTCTAG
- a CDS encoding HAD-IA family hydrolase yields the protein MTGPALVLDFGGPVLLTPFELVRDEVGTPAWSLLHERGPLATAERPDPVWESLQAGRITERDYWDERAAEWHQSGGHGPDIRSMIAHLYEPARPALVRERARTLVRDAHAAGMQVGILSNDLGHFHKDEWIEQIEIVGDVDVVVDGSVEGYLKPHPRLYEMLSERLDVAFADMVFLDDQTTNIRGAEALGIPSVWFDVTDPDESFAAVRHLLGLPTEDNDG from the coding sequence ATGACCGGCCCCGCCCTGGTGCTGGACTTCGGGGGACCGGTCCTGCTCACGCCCTTCGAGCTCGTCCGCGACGAGGTCGGAACTCCTGCGTGGTCGCTGCTGCACGAGCGCGGCCCTCTGGCCACTGCCGAGCGCCCGGACCCGGTGTGGGAAAGCCTTCAGGCAGGCAGGATCACCGAGCGCGACTACTGGGACGAGCGCGCCGCGGAGTGGCACCAGTCGGGAGGCCACGGACCGGACATCAGGTCGATGATCGCGCACCTCTACGAACCGGCACGGCCGGCCCTGGTGCGTGAGCGCGCGCGGACACTCGTGCGTGATGCCCATGCCGCGGGCATGCAGGTCGGAATCCTCAGCAACGACCTCGGTCACTTCCACAAGGACGAGTGGATCGAGCAGATCGAGATCGTCGGCGACGTCGATGTCGTGGTCGACGGCTCCGTGGAGGGATATCTCAAGCCTCATCCACGGCTCTACGAGATGCTGTCCGAGCGCTTGGACGTGGCCTTCGCCGACATGGTCTTCCTCGACGACCAGACGACCAACATCCGGGGCGCCGAGGCACTGGGCATCCCGTCCGTCTGGTTCGACGTCACCGATCCGGACGAATCCTTTGCTGCCGTACGACACCTGCTGGGACTACCCACGGAGGACAACGATGGTTGA
- a CDS encoding PEP/pyruvate-binding domain-containing protein, protein MTECPSAIAFGALASEFHAQVGGKCASLGVMSQAGLPVPPGFAVTTRVFTDARAAADTMSQIKDLLADLDSSDNVALARAASRTRDLIRSWELPEEHERVIREMYADLCTLCGVDDVPVAVRSSATSEDSPDASFAGEHDTYLWVCGIEEVLEKIRACWASLYTDRAIVYRHEMGYDHADVDMAVAVQKMVRPRTAGVAFTLDPSNGDRSGICIDAAWGFGEGVVSGDVTPDNFLVDKVMWSINRRIISPKTHAHLLTDGAPGTHPTVERIELPEDQVLAPSLNDEEVLAIARLARTAEKHYGFAQDIEWAVDDDLPPGSDIVLLQARPETVWSKKRHTVSAKTDLVSSIVDTLVNPLYSRKGAQTA, encoded by the coding sequence ATGACCGAGTGCCCCAGTGCGATCGCCTTCGGCGCCCTCGCCAGCGAGTTCCACGCCCAGGTGGGCGGCAAGTGCGCCTCGCTCGGCGTGATGAGCCAGGCCGGGCTGCCCGTGCCGCCCGGCTTCGCCGTCACCACGCGGGTCTTCACCGACGCGCGTGCAGCCGCGGACACGATGTCGCAGATCAAGGACCTCCTCGCCGACCTCGACTCCTCCGACAACGTTGCCCTGGCACGTGCGGCGAGTCGGACCCGGGACCTGATCCGCAGCTGGGAGCTGCCGGAGGAGCACGAGCGGGTCATCCGCGAGATGTACGCCGACCTCTGCACGCTGTGCGGGGTCGATGACGTTCCTGTCGCCGTCCGGTCCTCCGCGACCTCCGAGGACTCACCCGACGCCTCGTTCGCGGGCGAGCACGACACCTACCTCTGGGTCTGCGGCATCGAGGAGGTCCTGGAGAAGATCCGCGCCTGCTGGGCAAGCCTCTACACCGACCGAGCCATCGTCTACCGCCATGAGATGGGCTACGACCACGCCGACGTCGACATGGCTGTCGCGGTCCAGAAGATGGTGCGCCCACGCACTGCAGGCGTGGCCTTCACGCTCGACCCGAGCAACGGGGACCGCTCGGGCATCTGCATCGATGCGGCCTGGGGGTTCGGCGAGGGAGTGGTGTCGGGTGACGTCACCCCGGACAACTTCCTCGTCGACAAGGTGATGTGGTCGATCAACCGGCGCATCATCAGCCCCAAGACCCATGCACACCTCCTGACCGACGGAGCCCCGGGCACGCACCCGACGGTGGAGCGCATCGAGCTGCCCGAGGACCAGGTCCTCGCGCCGTCCCTCAATGACGAGGAAGTCCTTGCCATCGCCCGGCTGGCCCGGACCGCGGAGAAGCACTACGGCTTCGCACAGGACATCGAGTGGGCGGTGGACGACGACCTCCCCCCGGGCTCGGACATCGTCCTGCTCCAGGCACGTCCGGAGACCGTCTGGAGCAAGAAGCGACACACCGTCTCGGCCAAGACCGACCTGGTTTCGTCCATCGTCGACACCCTCGTCAACCCCCTCTACTCCCGCAAGGGCGCGCAGACCGCCTGA
- a CDS encoding PDR/VanB family oxidoreductase: MVEQREARVTQMTWEADGVVSVRLARIESNDPLPAWEPGAHIDVYVPDGTTRQYSLCGDPGDLSSWQFAVLREPEGRGGSAFIHDQLRVGDRLLVTRPKQSFALEDASFHALVAGGVGITPMMAMAEELARTGRPFHLTYGGRTRASMAFCQRLEALGDRLTLLAEDTDGRADLEAVVRDLPEGGLVYVCGPVGLLRAVEAAAEAVHGADQDIVRFELFSRAGVEPQESAALDADSYELVLTESGHTLRLAPEANILEVVLALGLDVENDCRDGICGSCITPIRSGTADHRDLVLTKREKAAMDKMLICVSRPTCARLELEL; the protein is encoded by the coding sequence ATGGTTGAGCAGCGCGAGGCCCGCGTCACCCAGATGACATGGGAGGCCGACGGAGTGGTCTCGGTCCGTCTCGCCCGGATCGAGAGCAACGACCCGCTGCCGGCGTGGGAACCTGGTGCCCACATCGACGTCTACGTGCCGGACGGCACCACCCGCCAGTACTCCCTCTGCGGCGACCCCGGCGACCTGTCGTCGTGGCAGTTCGCCGTCCTCCGGGAGCCGGAGGGCCGGGGCGGGTCGGCCTTCATCCACGACCAGCTGCGGGTCGGCGACCGGCTTCTGGTGACGAGACCGAAGCAGAGCTTTGCCCTCGAGGACGCCTCCTTCCACGCCCTCGTCGCCGGAGGAGTCGGGATCACCCCGATGATGGCCATGGCCGAGGAGCTCGCCCGCACCGGACGACCGTTCCACCTGACCTACGGCGGGCGCACGCGCGCGTCGATGGCCTTCTGCCAACGCCTCGAGGCCCTGGGCGACCGGCTGACGCTCCTGGCCGAGGACACCGATGGCCGCGCCGACCTCGAAGCCGTCGTCCGCGACCTGCCCGAGGGTGGGCTGGTCTACGTGTGCGGGCCGGTCGGCCTGCTGCGGGCCGTGGAGGCTGCCGCTGAGGCCGTGCACGGCGCCGACCAGGACATCGTCCGCTTCGAGCTGTTCAGCCGGGCCGGCGTGGAGCCGCAGGAGAGCGCTGCGCTCGATGCGGACAGCTACGAGCTGGTCCTGACAGAGTCGGGACACACTCTGCGGCTCGCGCCCGAGGCCAACATCCTCGAGGTCGTGCTTGCGCTGGGACTCGACGTGGAGAACGACTGCCGCGACGGGATCTGCGGTTCCTGCATCACGCCCATCCGGTCCGGCACGGCCGACCACCGCGACCTGGTCCTCACCAAGCGGGAGAAGGCCGCGATGGACAAGATGCTCATCTGCGTCTCGCGGCCGACCTGCGCCCGGCTCGAGCTCGAGCTCTGA
- a CDS encoding 2-hydroxymuconate tautomerase → MPFIDVTLVEGRSPDQLRALITALTEAAVSTVDAPRESIRVVIREVPPTHWAAGDVTVAERRGTPSEGITP, encoded by the coding sequence ATGCCGTTCATCGACGTGACCCTGGTCGAGGGCCGCAGCCCTGACCAGCTCCGGGCCCTCATCACCGCGCTCACAGAAGCAGCGGTCTCCACTGTCGACGCTCCTCGCGAGAGCATCCGCGTCGTCATCCGCGAAGTCCCACCCACCCACTGGGCCGCCGGCGACGTCACCGTCGCCGAACGCCGAGGCACCCCTTCCGAAGGGATCACCCCGTGA
- a CDS encoding aromatic ring-hydroxylating dioxygenase subunit alpha codes for MLTVEQNEELTSVGPGTPMGELLRRYWYPIAFEQDFDTRPSKTVRLLGENWTLYKTPSGKYGIIGEACPHRRASLTYGIVHEDGIRCGYHGWKYDFDGQCVEQPAENDNSTFRDKIKAKAGSAQTLGGMVWVYVGPAPVPELPRFDVYVEDGIRDIGVATLPCNWLQIMENSVDPHHVEWLHGAYFEFLGQTQGFEAPKSFQKKHMKVSFDEFEYGIIKRRVLEGHTESDDDWAIGHPMMFPYGMRVGGMFIDQMQIRVPIDDTTTWKVFYSLHHPDGGTWEKQERPVVYNYEIFDDNGDFVTDYVEGQDVMAWVSQGAITDRSQEHLGRSDQGVAMLRKMFKEAMADVEDGQDPLGVVREKHEIIHLPCEKDKFGAGTAFTDQWINGGSMRYSPIREQLLALHRDAATARERAGSGA; via the coding sequence ATGCTGACTGTCGAGCAGAACGAAGAACTCACCAGTGTCGGACCCGGCACGCCCATGGGCGAGCTGCTGCGCCGCTACTGGTACCCCATCGCGTTCGAGCAGGACTTCGACACACGGCCCAGCAAGACCGTGCGCCTGCTCGGCGAGAACTGGACGCTCTACAAGACCCCGTCGGGCAAGTACGGCATCATCGGCGAGGCCTGCCCGCACCGCCGGGCCTCCCTGACCTACGGCATCGTCCACGAGGACGGCATCCGCTGTGGCTACCACGGCTGGAAGTACGACTTCGACGGTCAGTGCGTCGAGCAGCCGGCGGAGAACGACAACTCGACGTTCCGCGACAAGATCAAGGCCAAGGCGGGTTCGGCCCAGACCCTCGGTGGGATGGTCTGGGTCTACGTCGGGCCCGCACCCGTGCCGGAGCTGCCGCGGTTCGACGTCTACGTCGAGGACGGCATCCGCGACATCGGGGTGGCCACCCTGCCCTGCAACTGGCTCCAGATCATGGAGAACTCCGTCGACCCGCACCACGTGGAGTGGTTGCACGGCGCCTACTTCGAGTTCCTGGGTCAGACCCAGGGCTTCGAGGCGCCCAAGTCCTTCCAGAAGAAGCACATGAAGGTGTCCTTCGACGAGTTCGAGTACGGCATCATCAAGCGCCGCGTGCTCGAGGGCCACACCGAGAGCGACGACGACTGGGCCATCGGCCACCCGATGATGTTTCCCTACGGCATGCGGGTGGGTGGGATGTTCATCGACCAGATGCAGATCCGCGTGCCGATCGACGACACCACGACGTGGAAGGTCTTCTACTCCCTCCACCACCCCGATGGTGGCACGTGGGAGAAGCAGGAGCGCCCGGTCGTCTACAACTACGAGATCTTCGACGACAACGGAGACTTCGTGACCGACTACGTCGAGGGCCAGGACGTCATGGCGTGGGTCTCCCAGGGGGCGATCACGGACCGTTCCCAGGAGCACCTGGGTCGCTCGGACCAGGGCGTGGCGATGCTGCGCAAGATGTTCAAGGAAGCGATGGCCGACGTCGAGGACGGCCAGGACCCGCTGGGCGTGGTGCGCGAGAAGCACGAGATCATCCACCTGCCGTGCGAGAAGGACAAGTTCGGCGCCGGCACCGCCTTCACCGACCAGTGGATCAACGGCGGGTCGATGCGCTACAGCCCGATCCGCGAGCAGCTGCTCGCCCTGCACCGTGACGCAGCGACTGCCCGCGAGAGGGCTGGCTCAGGTGCGTGA
- a CDS encoding IclR family transcriptional regulator, which translates to MAGADEDLWVVSTPRLTTEEPGTALRSVGIALDVLECFSTDAELGVTDIARRLGVAKSTVHRMLTVLGRRGYIEQVAATGKYRLGIHVYELGQLAQARHALRHAALPVMRYLSDTTGLTVNLAIPDGADMVFVERLEKPGLEEHLEHIGRRLPAHVTSSGKVVAAFNSDFDRARREAGFPPRVSRTVRSEADWDRELELARRSGFATSESESFNDVSTVAVPIRNMRGLAVASLSLMGPTGRIRVEIPRLAQLLRTESRRIGRQL; encoded by the coding sequence ATGGCCGGTGCCGACGAAGACCTGTGGGTCGTCAGCACTCCGCGCCTCACGACGGAGGAACCGGGAACCGCCCTGAGGTCCGTTGGCATCGCGCTGGACGTGCTGGAGTGCTTCTCGACCGACGCCGAGCTGGGTGTCACCGACATCGCCCGGCGACTGGGGGTCGCGAAGAGCACGGTCCACCGGATGCTGACCGTCCTTGGTCGTCGCGGCTACATCGAGCAGGTGGCTGCGACCGGCAAGTACCGCCTCGGCATCCACGTCTACGAGCTCGGGCAGCTCGCCCAGGCCCGCCACGCGCTCCGGCACGCGGCGCTGCCGGTCATGCGGTACCTCTCCGACACCACCGGCCTCACCGTCAACCTGGCAATCCCCGACGGAGCCGACATGGTCTTCGTGGAACGGTTGGAGAAGCCGGGTCTCGAAGAGCATCTCGAGCACATCGGACGACGGCTACCGGCTCACGTCACGAGCTCGGGGAAGGTCGTCGCGGCCTTCAACAGCGACTTCGACAGGGCTCGACGGGAGGCAGGGTTCCCGCCGAGGGTGAGTCGAACCGTCCGGTCCGAGGCTGACTGGGACCGCGAGCTGGAGCTGGCTCGACGGTCTGGCTTCGCCACCTCTGAGAGTGAGTCCTTCAACGACGTCTCGACCGTCGCAGTGCCCATCCGCAACATGCGAGGACTGGCGGTGGCCTCGTTGTCGCTCATGGGTCCGACGGGCCGGATCCGCGTCGAGATCCCGCGCCTGGCTCAGCTGCTCCGCACCGAGAGCCGCCGAATCGGGAGGCAGCTTTAG
- a CDS encoding PEP-utilizing enzyme, translated as MADRFASPFEIETPDGAEGWQSLYSYSAVFSEERRDYEDGGFWFHDGVHWSEALTPWDAGVFEVAIASLGQYNTRHYLVPPAYGVDFRLLNGYVFLSPVPAPEADIEGRVPHFIERAGFYFANWDRLYDDWLVKVRSLVQQMSELDFSPLPEMEDMDVITSGAGRGSGDRLLSTYHRLLDSVVTLWQHHFEFLNLGYAAYLDFFGFCKAAFPSIPDLAIAKMVAGVDVDLFKPDDHLKSLARLAVSSGVDERFDGGSPEDVWAKLATDEPGQAWIAEWDKAAEPWFNFSTGSGFYHSDKIWIQNVEVPLGYITDYIVKVREGVDLNRPVAALHKERDRVVSEYRELLDSDEDREVFDAKLGLSRTVFPYVENHNFYVEHWAHSVIWRKMRELGGVLKGAGFLVEVDDVFMFRRSELTDVLFDLYAGWAVGAPSRGPAYWPKEIERRHAVHEALKGWSAPPALGVPPEVVTEPFTVMLWGITSDSVSAWLSSGDGAEDGVLSGFAASPGLVEGPARVISSADQIGEIQDGEILVAPLTAPSWAPVFGKIKATVTDVGGMMSHAAIVCREYGLPAVTGTAFGTKTITTGQMLRVDGNTGKVTILD; from the coding sequence ATGGCCGACCGCTTTGCGAGCCCGTTCGAGATCGAGACACCTGACGGAGCCGAAGGCTGGCAAAGTCTCTACTCCTACTCCGCCGTCTTCTCCGAGGAGCGACGCGACTACGAGGATGGCGGCTTCTGGTTCCACGACGGGGTCCACTGGTCCGAGGCCCTCACGCCCTGGGACGCCGGCGTGTTCGAGGTCGCGATCGCGTCCCTCGGCCAGTACAACACCCGCCACTACCTCGTCCCGCCGGCGTACGGCGTCGACTTCCGCCTCCTCAACGGCTACGTCTTCCTCAGCCCCGTGCCTGCTCCTGAAGCGGACATCGAAGGTCGGGTGCCGCACTTCATCGAGCGTGCCGGCTTCTACTTCGCCAACTGGGACCGTCTCTACGACGACTGGCTGGTCAAGGTCCGGTCCCTTGTCCAGCAGATGAGCGAGCTCGACTTCAGCCCGCTGCCGGAGATGGAGGACATGGACGTCATCACGTCCGGAGCCGGTCGCGGTTCGGGGGACCGGCTGCTCTCGACCTACCACCGACTGCTGGACAGTGTCGTCACGTTGTGGCAGCACCACTTCGAGTTCCTCAACCTCGGCTATGCGGCCTACCTCGACTTCTTCGGGTTCTGCAAGGCGGCGTTCCCGTCGATCCCTGACCTCGCCATCGCCAAGATGGTCGCGGGCGTCGACGTCGACCTCTTCAAGCCTGACGATCACCTCAAGAGCCTCGCCAGGTTGGCCGTGAGCAGCGGCGTGGACGAGCGCTTCGATGGTGGGAGCCCGGAAGACGTGTGGGCGAAGCTGGCGACCGACGAACCGGGCCAGGCGTGGATCGCCGAGTGGGACAAGGCTGCGGAGCCGTGGTTCAACTTCTCCACCGGCTCCGGTTTCTACCACTCCGACAAGATCTGGATCCAGAACGTCGAGGTGCCCCTCGGCTACATCACCGACTACATCGTGAAGGTCCGTGAGGGCGTCGACCTCAACCGTCCGGTCGCTGCGCTCCACAAGGAGCGTGACCGGGTCGTCTCGGAGTACCGCGAGCTGCTCGACTCCGACGAGGACCGCGAGGTCTTCGACGCCAAGCTGGGGCTGTCGCGCACGGTCTTCCCCTACGTCGAGAACCACAACTTCTACGTCGAGCACTGGGCCCACTCGGTGATCTGGCGCAAGATGCGCGAGCTCGGAGGCGTGCTGAAGGGCGCCGGCTTCCTCGTCGAGGTCGATGACGTCTTCATGTTCCGTCGCTCCGAGCTCACGGACGTCCTCTTCGATCTCTATGCCGGTTGGGCCGTCGGGGCACCCTCCCGCGGCCCGGCCTACTGGCCGAAGGAGATCGAGCGTCGGCACGCAGTCCACGAGGCGCTCAAGGGCTGGTCGGCGCCGCCCGCTCTCGGGGTACCGCCCGAGGTGGTGACCGAGCCCTTCACGGTCATGCTGTGGGGCATCACCTCCGACTCCGTGTCGGCGTGGCTGAGCTCCGGCGACGGCGCGGAGGACGGGGTCCTCAGCGGCTTCGCCGCCTCTCCGGGCCTCGTCGAGGGGCCTGCCCGGGTCATCTCCTCTGCAGATCAGATCGGGGAGATCCAGGACGGCGAGATCCTGGTCGCGCCGCTCACCGCCCCCTCGTGGGCCCCTGTGTTCGGCAAGATCAAGGCCACCGTCACCGATGTCGGCGGGATGATGAGCCACGCCGCCATCGTGTGCCGCGAGTACGGCCTTCCCGCCGTCACCGGCACGGCCTTCGGCACCAAGACCATCACGACCGGACAGATGCTCCGCGTCGACGGCAACACCGGCAAGGTCACGATCCTGGACTGA